A window from Vespa velutina chromosome 13, iVesVel2.1, whole genome shotgun sequence encodes these proteins:
- the LOC124953590 gene encoding uncharacterized protein LOC124953590 isoform X2, with protein sequence MEHSKTRFFLLLLILCAIVVAYSDPEIVKRTTRILAFRKGSTFFYRMNYKITSFPKRTTIFAQAAGFKVAWELPTSNFLDNRVGRSLSDVHESAKLVYESHGFNGHSCLLKNICHILEYVKWKDGVMAKILKLFVGPYINNDTSTDASPDFCRVHLENCPLEFQGVNAFSERTSEPSSRN encoded by the exons ATGGAACATTCGAAAAcgagattctttttattattattaatactatgcGCCATTGTTGTTGCGTATAGTGATCCGGAGATTGTAAAAAGAACAACGAGGATACTTGCTTTTCGAAAGGGCAGCACTTTTTTT TACAGAATGAATTATAAGATAACATCATTCCCGAAGAGAACAACAATTTTCGCCCAGGCTGCTGGCTTCAAGGTCGCGTGGGAGTTACCCACAAGCAACTTCTTGGACAATCGTGTCGGCAGATCCCTTTCTGACGTCCACGAGTCCGCGAAGCTCGTTTACGAGAG TCATGGTTTCAATGGACACTCCTGTCTTTTGAAGAACATCTGTCACATTCTCGAGTACGTAAAATGGAAGGATGGCGTTATGGCGaagatattgaaattattcgttGG GCCATACATTAATAACGACACGTCGACCGATGCATCGCCAGATTTCTGTCGCGTTCACCTCGAAAATTGTCCATTAGAGTTTCAAGGGGTCAATGCTTTTTCAGAGAGAACTTCCGAACCTTCATCACGTAATTGA
- the LOC124953590 gene encoding uncharacterized protein LOC124953590 isoform X1 — protein MERVCRINYRMNYKITSFPKRTTIFAQAAGFKVAWELPTSNFLDNRVGRSLSDVHESAKLVYESHGFNGHSCLLKNICHILEYVKWKDGVMAKILKLFVGPYINNDTSTDASPDFCRVHLENCPLEFQGVNAFSERTSEPSSRN, from the exons ATGGAACGCGTGTGTCGGATAAAC TACAGAATGAATTATAAGATAACATCATTCCCGAAGAGAACAACAATTTTCGCCCAGGCTGCTGGCTTCAAGGTCGCGTGGGAGTTACCCACAAGCAACTTCTTGGACAATCGTGTCGGCAGATCCCTTTCTGACGTCCACGAGTCCGCGAAGCTCGTTTACGAGAG TCATGGTTTCAATGGACACTCCTGTCTTTTGAAGAACATCTGTCACATTCTCGAGTACGTAAAATGGAAGGATGGCGTTATGGCGaagatattgaaattattcgttGG GCCATACATTAATAACGACACGTCGACCGATGCATCGCCAGATTTCTGTCGCGTTCACCTCGAAAATTGTCCATTAGAGTTTCAAGGGGTCAATGCTTTTTCAGAGAGAACTTCCGAACCTTCATCACGTAATTGA
- the LOC124953590 gene encoding uncharacterized protein LOC124953590 isoform X3 yields the protein MNYKITSFPKRTTIFAQAAGFKVAWELPTSNFLDNRVGRSLSDVHESAKLVYESHGFNGHSCLLKNICHILEYVKWKDGVMAKILKLFVGPYINNDTSTDASPDFCRVHLENCPLEFQGVNAFSERTSEPSSRN from the exons ATGAATTATAAGATAACATCATTCCCGAAGAGAACAACAATTTTCGCCCAGGCTGCTGGCTTCAAGGTCGCGTGGGAGTTACCCACAAGCAACTTCTTGGACAATCGTGTCGGCAGATCCCTTTCTGACGTCCACGAGTCCGCGAAGCTCGTTTACGAGAG TCATGGTTTCAATGGACACTCCTGTCTTTTGAAGAACATCTGTCACATTCTCGAGTACGTAAAATGGAAGGATGGCGTTATGGCGaagatattgaaattattcgttGG GCCATACATTAATAACGACACGTCGACCGATGCATCGCCAGATTTCTGTCGCGTTCACCTCGAAAATTGTCCATTAGAGTTTCAAGGGGTCAATGCTTTTTCAGAGAGAACTTCCGAACCTTCATCACGTAATTGA
- the LOC124953596 gene encoding uncharacterized protein LOC124953596 — MRSFRRSLSHLFVISWCLDFFILYANSLHEDVRGNSTEVEVSPRMLSRQKRYLIFPEGSNLQLVYCLTIGAYGRNDDLVMGLTAALAWELPSKVDSKISDLLHRRSRSVMFPKVEAFLQSTGIDGRSCVMKALCEAGQRHPSQIGKGTFVQELLHAIFTLPRDGGRFECSEDRPYERAYQNGGNCEKLYPTCRYSIYSVDL; from the exons ATGCGAAGTTTCCGTCGTTCCTTGAGTCATCTCTTCGTGATCTCATGGTGTTTGGATTTCTTCATCTTATACGCCAACAGTCTCCATGAGGATGTACGAGGAAATTCCACGGAAGTCGAGGTCTCTCCGAGAATGCTATCGCGACAAAAGAGGTACCTGATCTTTCCCGAAGGTAGCAACTTGCAG TTAGTATACTGCCTGACTATCGGAGCGTATGGCAGAAACGATGATTTGGTGATGGGTCTGACAGCAGCGTTGGCTTGGGAACTTCCGAGTAAAGTCGACTCCAAGATATCGGATTTACTTCACCGTAGAAGCCGAAGTGTCATGTTCCCGAAGGTTGAAGCTTTCTTGCAGTC CACTGGTATCGACGGAAGATCCTGCGTAATGAAGGCCCTGTGTGAAGCTGGTCAGAGGCATCCATCTCAAATCGGCAAAGGAACCTTTGTTCAAGAGCTCCTGCACGCCATTTTTAC ATTACCAAGAGACGGCGGGAGATTCGAATGTTCGGAGGATCGACCTTATGAGAGAGCGTATCAGAACGGTGGAAACTGCGAGAAACTTTATCCAACGTGCCGATACTCCATTTACAGTGTGGATCTTTGA